A part of Apostichopus japonicus isolate 1M-3 chromosome 10, ASM3797524v1, whole genome shotgun sequence genomic DNA contains:
- the LOC139975259 gene encoding uncharacterized protein, with protein sequence MFAQKTKSKFSVDLVRQDPVFYAQYLGKMEIASFRKRDLIISAIEMLVNRGVKINLGNLPRVSLTFNPFNIHMVDSSDGKPNHKYAFSFRLSDISYCLANRGMKRIFAWVTTDPDGLKKPKVHAVLCGNENVARIMALLMTEYFNIAYKDYKTAQGRQKRQRKLNHRLEGLRLHQSLDETSSSSSPSAGPSSAHSETKPETPVRRPSQLLPPKARPRPRLPMCDPNAEGPSGWSAATASTLARSKSTSAADPVRPPERTSSFSHQITKERYFKQAMPYDPDTSDAKSIKEACNTLRRLKVDPSKWETSDQSEVDSLFDWVDDE encoded by the coding sequence ATGTTTGCGCAAAAGACTAAATCGAAATTTTCTGTGGATCTCGTGCGGCAGGATCCCGTCTTTTACGCCCAGTATTTAGGCAAGATGGAAATTGCCTCTTTTCGAAAACGTGATCTGATTATATCGGCGATCGAAATGTTAGTGAACCGTGGAGTTAAGATTAACTTAGGAAACTTACCGCGTGTGTCGCTAACGTTTAACCCATTCAATATACATATGGTCGATTCGAGCGATGGAAAACCAAATCACAAATACGCATTCAGTTTTAGGTTGTCTGACATTTCCTATTGCTTGGCTAACAGAGGAATGAAACGGATCTTCGCATGGGTCACTACCGATCCGGACGGCTTAAAGAAGCCCAAAGTCCACGCGGTACTATGTGGTAACGAGAATGTTGCTAGAATCATGGCGTTATTGATGACTGAATATTTTAACATCGCCTACAAAGATTATAAGACCGCACAAGGACGCCAAAAGCGCCAGAGAAAGCTCAACCATCGTTTGGAAGGGTTGCGTCTTCATCAGTCTCTGGACgaaacttcttcttcttcgtcacCATCAGCAGGCCCCTCGTCTGCTCACTCAGAAACAAAACCAGAAACACCAGTCAGAAGACCCTCACAGTTGTTACCCCCTAAAGCAAGGCCCAGACCTCGTCTTCCTATGTGTGACCCTAATGCAGAGGGCCCATCTGGGTGGTCAGCTGCTACAGCATCTACGCTGGCCCGGTCCAAGTCGACAAGTGCAGCTGATCCCGTGCGTCCTCCGGAAAGAACTTCCAGCTTTTCGCATCAAATTACGAAAGAGAGATATTTCAAACAAGCGATGCCTTACGACCCTGACACATCTGACGCAAAAAGCATCAAAGAAGCTTGTAACACTCTGCGGAGGTTAAAGGTTGATCCTTCAAAATGGGAAACGTCCGACCAATCAGAAGTAGACTCTCTCTTTGACTGGGTTGACGATGAATAG
- the LOC139975060 gene encoding uncharacterized protein, protein MKHVFRRYVIFGKYLGCKANLALQSLQDEEVDSSLSVFLRRTNVHIPATVRDLAMASIDNTIKVLKVSDVEEDLTCAICKENPKEKLLNCGHSFCKTCLKAGKAGNGAITCGLCRRTTNVPGNDVEKLNTDFTAQNMEDKIQMKSLSIRDTHEEECGECSEGGAPAVAFCKDCNNPICKSCMEDHSKKKRLLSHMIVDLSERETKELQIFVKTMDGKTLTIRVAGSDDSVDNLKKIVCERTGVPVSEMRLICRGRQLGEGKLSDYGVEKNCTLQLVLRLRGGEDDYGC, encoded by the exons ATGAAGCACGTATTTAGAAGATACGTCATTTTCGGGAAATACCTTGGCTGCAAAGCCAACCTTGCACTACAGTCTCTACAGGACGAGGAGGTCGATTCATCATTATCTGTCTTTCTTCGTCGTACAAACGTTCACATTCCTGCAACTGTAAGAGATTTAGCAATGGCGTCGATTGATAACACCATCAAAGTTCTCAAAGTAAGTGATGTTGAAGAAGATCTCACCTGCGCAATTTGCAAAGAAAATCCGAAAGAGAAATTATTAAACTGTGGACACAGTTTCTGCAAGACTTGCTTAAAGGCAGGGAAGGCAGGCAATGGAGCAATTACGTGTGGGCTATGCAGACGTACTACCAACGTCCCTGGCAACGACGTGGAGAAGCTTAATACAGATTTCACCGCCCAAAATATGGAGGATAAAATACAGATGAAAAGCTTGAGTATACGCGATACTCATGAAGAAGAGTGCGGAGAATGCTCGGAAGGAGGTGCACCTGCTGTGGCGTTCTGTAAAGATTGCAACAACCCTATCTGTAAATCCTGTATGGAAGATCACTCAAAGAAGAAGAGGCTCCTTAGTCATATGATTGTTGATCTAAGCGAACGAGAAACTAAG GAATTGCAGATTTTCGTTAAGACGATGGACGGAAAGACTCTCACGATAAGGGTTGCTGGTAGCGACGACAGTGTGGACAACCTTAAAAAAATCGTATGTGAGAGAACTGGTGTACCCGTAAGCGAGATGCGACTCATTTGCAGAGGACGTCAGCTCGGTGAAGGGAAACTATCAGATTACGGCGTCGAGAAAAACTGCACCCTTCAATTGGTTTTGAGACTGCGTGGTGGTGAAGACGATTATGGGTGTTAG